In Aegilops tauschii subsp. strangulata cultivar AL8/78 chromosome 3, Aet v6.0, whole genome shotgun sequence, one genomic interval encodes:
- the LOC109751781 gene encoding uncharacterized protein, which produces MAGAPDPLQPLPPDPVTVRAIKDCYREPGPIKGNVKLEPCDDDVVLDFDHTTMMFQKCTCQVGTFKLTRFIKKGLASSKDWALNYHFVSALRHPAAMQVENFFHSECVVVSEVNGSFDKWLGTMETAELFDEGDMRPILRKMVNQLAGLVQSIIAWQKCPQDLSMEDLYIKLLPGGIPKLQVLILKVQNCSIIAEEQAWKNVREIVKEWFEQHDVAPSSASEDFISCIGVLTKNTQALLEDHPDEWDNMKKGAFLMETYSYSRQVSRRVNTSGLRWPVEADGVTTPSLLSDLIRHGEKHAMYDKAFASDYVRLLRNSYKHFKDLPEHIKQKLGGNTDGLIQQVEKWSPRIWHILYVALHMT; this is translated from the exons ATGGCGGGAGCCCCCGACCCTCTGCAACCTCTGCCGCCGGATCCAGTTACAG TTCGAGCGATTAAGGATTGCTACCGTGAACCGGGGCCAATCAAAGGCAACGTTAAATTAGAACCCTGTGATGATGACGTGGTCCTTGATTTTGATCACACAACAATGATGTTCCAGAAGTGCACGTGCCAAGTTGGTACCTTTAAATTGACAAGATTCATCAAGAAGGGGCTCGCAAGTTCTAAGGATTGGGCTCTCAACTACCATTTTGTCAGTGCTTTGCGACATCCCGCTGCTATGCAAGTGGAGAATTTCTTCCATTCAGAGTGTGTGGTCGTTTCTGAAGTGAATGGGTCGTTCGACAAATGGCTGGGTACCATGGAAACCGCAGAACTGTTCGATGAAGGCGATATGCGCCCCATCCTAAGAAAAATGGTGAA CCAACTTGCGGGTCTTGTGCAAAGTATAATTGCTTGGCAAAAGTGTCCCCAGGATCTTTCAATGGAAGACTTGTACATCAAGCTGCTTCCTGGTGGTATACCTAAGCTACAGGTGTTGATACTTAAGG TTCAAAATTGCAGCATTATAGCTGAGGAGCAGGCTTGGAAAAATGTAAGGGAGATTGTTAAAGAGTGGTTTGAACAGCATGATGTCGCTCCAAGCTCGGCAAGTGAAGACTTCATCTCATGTATTGGGGTTCTGACAAAAAATACTCAAGCCCTCTTGGAGGACCACCCGGATGAGTGGGACAACATGAAGAAAGGTGCATTCCTCATGGAAACGTACTCGTACTCCCGGCAAGTGTCTCGTAGGGTCAATACATCAGGATTAAGGTGGCCCGTGGAAGCAGATGGAGTAACTACTCCATCGTTGCTGTCAGATTTAATTCGTCATGGAGAGAAACACGCGATGTATGACAAGGCATTCGCAAGTGACTACGTGAGGCTGTTGAGGAACAGCTACAAGCACTTCAAAGATCTGCCAGAGCATATTAAG CAAAAGCTTGGAGGGAATACAGATGGACTTATTCAACAGGTCGAAAAGTGGTCGCCTCGTATCTGGCACATCTTGTACGTGGCACTTCACATGACCTGA
- the LOC109751780 gene encoding uncharacterized protein produces MLPVQYGQLADDGDEANKAWTGEKRRRKHLPPSSSDAPATAHDHGDMEEVTIQGCQDPISHATDMELLLRTDSAHEESYGQNSLISEEDHGDMEDTIKGCQDPTSHATDMEGTIQAGQDYDLLLKTEPAKEESEQCFGPYFLLSKEDQAKDRQFLLANIQKEDDYPTDLPLYLTREEHRKIEARLARYRVAYYKVVNPECARQLKEPEEYTDDELLNESYFAGLEDDESFEWYIHREDTYNIELNDYQRIVPRNFLPGRSGNLYGYHDEYRSRYHTYKIDDVYVKYYAEISKKIKWIADFLHLDRKTKDWIEWDTRAWRQALRIATGFPHMTEKLAGYAYDEYITELEMDASLKDIDLLYFEIWRLVAKENRTYKEAVKEVYESGEFPIHKAVLHAELNGGHIFVTMQEMIYAVVLEGGIELTDEEKKARGVFRKLSFSMHKPLNMAQYAQKKVEIAKQLKLDNEDGFVPFRPFEF; encoded by the exons ATGCTGCCCGTCCAGTATGGCCAACTGGCCGATGATGGAGATGAGGCAAACAAGGCGTGGACAGGGGAGAAGAGGCGCCGCAAGCACCTGCCCCCATCATCTTCCGATGCTCCTGCCACTGCCCACGACCATGGAGACATGGAGGAGGTCACCATCCAAGGGTGCCAAGATCCGATTTCTCATGCGACAGACATGGAGCTGCTGCTCAGAACAGATTCGGCACACGAAGAAAGCTACGGGCAGAACTCCCTTATCAGCGAGGAAGACCATGGAGATATGGAGGACACCATCAAAGGGTGCCAAGATCCGACTTCTCATGCAACAGACATGGAGGGCACCATCCAAGCAGGCCAAGATTATGATCTGCTGCTGAAAACAGAGCCGGCAAAAGAAGAAAGCGAGCAGTGTTTCGGGCCGTACTTCCTTCTCAGCAAGGAAGACCAGGCCAAGGATCGTCAATTTTTGCTTGCCAATATTCAGAAGGAGGACGATTATCCTACTGACCTGCCACTTTATTTGACACGGGAGGAACACCGCAAGATAGAAGCGCGCCTTGCACGCTATCGCGTCGCTTATTACAAG GTTGTGAATCCGGAGTGCGCACGTCAGCTCAAGGAACCAGAAGAATACACCGATGATGAACTTCTTAACGAGTCGTACTTTGCGGGGTTAGAGGATGATGAAAGTTTTGAGTGGTACATCCATCGTGAAGACACGTACAACATTGAATTGAATGACTACCAACGGATTGTCCCTCGTAATTTT CTGCCTGGTAGGAGTGGAAACCTGTACGGCTATCATGATGAGTACCGCTCACGTTATCATACATATAAAATTGATGATGTTTATGTCAAGTACTATGCAGAAATTTCAAAGAAAATCAAG TGGATTGCAGATTTTTTGCATCTGGATCGCAAGACTAAGGAT TGGATAGAATGGGATACTAGAGCATGGAGGCAAGCATTGAGGATTGCAACTGGCTTTCCCCATATGACTGAAAAATTAGCTGGTTATGCTTATGAC GAGTACATTACGGAGCTGGAAATGGATGCGTCCCTCAAGGACATAGATCTCCTCTATTTTGAGATCTGGAGGCTTGTCGCTAAAGAAAAT AGAACTTACAAAGAGGCTGTGAAGGAAGTTTATGAGTCTGGCGAGTTCCCTATACACAAAGCAGTACTACATGCTGAACTCAATGGGGGCCATATCTTTGTAACGATGCAAGAAATG ATCTACGCTGTTGTCCTGGAGGGTGGCATTGAACTGACT GACGAAGAGAAGAAAGCTAGGGGTGTGTTTAGGAAGTTATCTTTCAGCATG CATAAACCACTGAACATGGCTCAGTATGCTCAGAAGAAGGTGGAGATAGCAAAACAGTTGAAGCTGGACAATGAG GATGGATTTGTTCCTTTTAGACCCTTTGAGTTCTGA
- the LOC109751779 gene encoding DNA mismatch repair protein MLH1 yields MEVDDTAPRGGSGGPPRIRRLEESVVNRIAAGEVIQRPSSAVKELVENSIDAGASTVSVTVKDGGLKLIQVSDDGHGIRCEDLPILCERHTTSKLSAYEDLQTIKSMGFRGEALASMTYVGHVTVTTITEGQLHGYRVSYRDGVMENDPKPCAAVKGTQVMVENLFYNMVARRKTLENSNDDYPKIVDFISRFAVHHINVNFSCRKHGANRADVHSGSTSSRLDAIRNVYGASVVRDLMEIQVSDENAVDEIFKMDGFISNANYVAKKTTMILFINDRLVDCTSLKRATEFVYSAILPQASKPFIYMSINLPPEHVDVNIHPTKKEVSLLNQERIIEKIKDAIEEKLMNCNNTRIFQTQALNSSALTQSNTRKDMGTEISTPTGDKSQKIPVSQMVRTDPRDPSGRLHTYWQGQSSNLEKKSDLVTVRNIVRSRRNPKDAGDLSSRHELLTEIDSNLHPGLFDIVKNCTYVGVADEVFALIQHNTLLYLVNVVNVSKELMYQQALCRFGNFNAIQLSEPAPLRELLTMALKDDESMSDVNEKEKLEIAEVNTEILRENAEMINEYFSIHIDQGGNLTRLPVVLDQYTPDMDRLPEFMLTLGNDIAWDVEKECFRTAAAAIGNFYALHPPILPNPSGKGIRLYKKNKDSMESAGQADNDLTSTDEDDMDQELVAEAEAAWAQREWTIQHVLFPSMRLFLKPPKSMATDGTFVQIASLDKLYKIFERC; encoded by the exons ATGGAGGTCGACGACACGGCGCCGCGCGGCGGGAGCGGGGGGCCGCCCCGCATCCGCCGGCTGGAGGAGTCGGTGGTGAACCGCATCGCGGCGGGGGAGGTGATCCAGCGCCCGTCGTCGGCGGTGAAGGAGCTCGTCGAGAACAGCATCGACGCCGGCGCCTCCACCGTCTCCGTCACCGTCAAGGACGGCGGCCTCAAGCTCATCCAGGTCTCCGACGACGGCCACGGCATCCGG TGTGAGGACTTGCCAATATTGTGTGAGAGACATACTACCTCAAAGTTGTCTGCATATGAGGATCTACAGACAATAAAATCCATGGGGTTCAGAGGGGAGGCATTGGCCAGTATGACTTATGTTGGCCATGTTACGGTGACAACAATAACAGAAGGCCAACTGCATGGCTACAG AGTTTCTTATAGGGATGGAGTTATGGAGAATGACCCGAAGCCCTGTGCTGCGGTTAAAGGAACTCAAGTCATG GTTGAAAATTTATTCTACAATATGGTAGCTCGTAGGAAAACACTGGAGAACTCCAATGATGACTATCCAAAAATAGTGGACTTCATCAGTCGGTTTGCGGTCCATCACATCAATGTGAACTTCTCTTGCAGAAAG CATGGAGCCAATAGAGCAGATGTTCACAGTGGGAGCACATCTTCAAGGCTAGATGCTATTAGGAATGTCTACGGGGCTTCGGTTGTTCGTGATCTGATGGAAATACAGGTTTCAGATGAGAATGCTGTAGATGAAATATTCAAGATGGATGGTTTCATCTCAAATGCAAATTATGTGGCAAAAAAGACTACTATGATTCTTTTCATAAATG ATAGACTTGTAGACTGCACTTCTTTGAAAAGAGCTACTGAATTCGTGTACTCTGCAATACTGCCTCAAGCATCCAAACCTTTCATATACATGTCCATCAATCTTCCACCAGAACACGTGGATGTCAATATACATCCAACCAAAAAGGAG GTTAGCCTCTTAAATCAAGAGCGTATTATTGAAAAAATTAAAGATGCCATTGAGGAAAAACTGATGAACTGTAATAACACAAGGATATTCCAAACTCAG GCACTAAACTCTTCAGCACTTACTCAATCTAACACACGAAAGGACATGGGTACGGAGATCAGCACGCCTACTG GAGATAAATCTCAAAAGATTCCTGTGAGCCAAATGGTCAGAACAGATCCACGCGATCCATCTGGAAGGTTGCACACCTATTGGCAAGGTCAATCTTCAAATCTTGAAAAGAAATCTGACCTTGTTACCGTGAG AAATATTGTAAGATCAAGAAGAAATCCAAAAGATGCTGGTGATTTGTCCAGTCGCCATGAGCTTCTTACAGAAATAGATTCTAACTTACATCCCG GCCTTTTCGATATTGTTAAGAATTGCACATATGTTGGAGTTGCCGATGAAGTTTTCGCTTTGATACAGCACAATACCCTCTTATACCTTGTCAATGTGGTAAATGTTAG CAAAGAACTCATGTACCAACAAGCTCTGTGCCGCTTTGGAAACTTCAATGCTATACAGCTCAGTGAACCTGCTCCTCTTCGTGAGTTGCTGACAATGGCACTGAAAGATGACGAATCAATGAGTGATGTAAATGAGAAGGAGAAACTAGAAATTGCAGAA GTGAACACTGAGATACTAAGAGAAAATGCTGAGATGATTAATGAGTACTTCTCTATTCACATTGATCAAGGTGGCAACCTGACCAGACTTCCTGTTGTACTTGATCAGTACACCCCTGATATGGATCGCCTTCCAGAGTTCATGTTGACTCTAGGAAATGAT ATTGCCTGGGACGTTGAGAAAGAGTGCTTCAGAACGGCAGCAGCTGCTATTGGAAACTTCTATGCGCTTCATCCTCCCATCCTTCCAAATCCATCTGGCAAAGGCATTCGGTTATACAAGAAAAATAAAGATTCCATGGAAAGTGCTGGACAGGCTGATAACGATTTAACAAGTACAG ATGAAGATGACATGGATCAAGAGCTGGTTGCGGAAGCAGAGGCGGCATGGGCTCAACGCGAGTGGACCATCCAGCACGTCTTGTTCCCGTCCATGCGACTTTTCCTCAAGCCCCCTAAGTCGATGGCAACAGACGGAACATTCGTCCAG ATTGCTTCTCTAGACAAGCTTTACAAGATCTTCGAGAGATGCTAG